In the genome of Drosophila pseudoobscura strain MV-25-SWS-2005 chromosome 3, UCI_Dpse_MV25, whole genome shotgun sequence, one region contains:
- the LOC117183576 gene encoding keratin, type I cytoskeletal 9 — MGPVVAVVMLLALASTLANPTYRGSYGDYQSGNSLISGTKTGGPFATNNLDAALISGGTSGGPFQNAQKSGGLIIGSHTGGPFGSKSQNSDLISGTRTGGGPIGSDGHTEGPFDGSSVGGGLYNGLNTGGPFRDHYYLN, encoded by the coding sequence ATGGGACCGGTTGTCGCTGTTGTGATGCTGCTGGCTTTGGCCTCGACTCTGGCAAACCCCACTTATAGAGGTAGCTATGGTGACTATCAGTCCGGAAATAGTTTGATCAGTGGCACTAAGACCGGCGGTCCCTTCGCCACAAATAACCTGGATGCTGCACTGATTTCGGGGGGTACGAGTGGCGGACCCTTCCAAAACGCACAGAAGAGCGGCGGCTTGATAATTGGCAGCCACACGGGCGGACCTTTTGGGAGTAAGAGCCAAAACTCGGACCTCATAAGCGGAACACGTACGGGAGGAGGACCCATTGGAAGCGATGGCCACACGGAAGGGCCCTTTGACGGTTCATCGGTTGGCGGGGGCTTATATAACGGCCTAAATACAGGAGGACCATTTAGAGATCATTATTATCTTAATTAA